From the genome of Pelosinus fermentans DSM 17108:
TTTTTTCAAATGAGGTCGACGCCGTTCTCTTGAATTGCCAATCCCTAACTCTTTGCGCAAAATAGTAATTTGTTCCCTTGTGGTAGATAGCATTTTCCCTAACTTTGCATCTGTAAATGGTTCCTTTCCATTTTCCGTTTTTATAATACTTAGCATCTTTTCCTTTACATCCATCACAAAACCCCTCTTCTGCTTATATAATACGCAAGTCCCGTGCCATACAAAAAATGATTTTTCACATTCTCACAATCCGCATTTTCCCTGTACTCAAATAACTTTTCACCTTTTTCTGAAAATTTCGTACATAATATCATAGTAAAAATCAGTAAATGTATACAAAAAGGCTGTACATTCTTTTTTCATTGCGAACAGAGAGATAAAGAAAAACGATTGAAACGCGAAGACGCAAAGACGCTTACGCGTACACGAAGGACACAAAGGAGGATTTTAAATTTTTCTCTGTGTCCTTTGCGTTTACCGTTTCCCTTAAAAAAGCTTATACTTTCTAGATTATTAAAGAAACTCATTAAAATTCCATATAATGGTTAATCCACTATCCCAAACACATTATATAACGATTCACATGAGTCAAAAAGATTATATGCTAGAAATAAAAAAACACTTCTCCGCGTTCTCTGTGGATCTCTGTGCCCTCTGTGTTTATCGTTCTTTTAAAAGCAACTTATAAAATAACCCGATATGATAGTGCCACATCGAATTAAGCGCAACAATACCAAGGGACTGCCTCGCCACGATTTTTTTAAAATCGCGGCGAAGCAGCCCCTTGGTTCTTATTGTATTTTATGAATTTTTATATTGACAAGATTTGAGATAAATTATACATTTCGTGATCAAATACTTTTGTTTTGCTAAGTGCCTTCATCATATCAATATCAATCAAACGATTGTCTTTTATACCAATTGCACGATTGGATTTTCCTTCAATTAATAAATTTACAGCCTTAGCGCCCATTTTACTTGCTAAAATTCGGTCAAAAGCCGTTGGAACCCCGCCCCGCTGTAAATATCCAAGTACCGTAACCCGCGATTCAATACCCGTAATGGCAAATATCTCTTTTTGCAGCTCTACAGCCGATTCCCTGCCTTCAGCCAAAATAATAATACTGTGAGCTTTCCCCCGTTTTTTCCCCTGTAACATTTTCTCACAGATTTTAGTTGCTTCATATTTTTCTTCTGGAACTAAGATGCTTTCTGCTCCTCCAGCAAGACCTGCATAAAGAGCGATATCCCCGCAGCACCTTCCCATCACTTCAATAATAGTTACTTTCTCATGAGACATGGATGTATCTCTTATTTTACTAATGGAATCAAGTACGGTATTGACTGCCGTATCAAAACCAATTGTATAATCGGTGTATGCTAAATCATTATCAATCGTACCTGGAATTCCTACAACTTTTATACCAGTCTGGCTAATTTTATTGGCTCCCTGAAAAGAGCCATCTCCTCCAATTACAATCAATCCATCAATTTCATTTTTTTCTAATATACCAATAGCTTCGTTGATACCAGCTTCCGTTCTCATTTTCTCGCATCTTGAGGTTTTAAGAACGGTTCCGCCCCTGTGAATAATATCTCCCACAGATGAGATATGCATTTCTTTTATCTCACCATCTAAGAGTCCCGTATAACCTCTTTGGATTCCAACGACCTTAATATCGTTATATATGGCGGTTCTCACAATGGCTCGAATAGCGGCATTCATGCCTGGGGCATCCCCTCCACTGGTTAATACTCCTATTTTCTTCACGAATCAGATCTCCTTTTCCATCTATGCTCCAAATCGATATTGAAGCTTTATGATGTAAGAATTTATGAACCACAAAGGCGCAATGCCGCTGAACCCCTTTGTGCCCTTTGCGTCTTTGTGGTTCAATTCATTTTATTACTTGAAAGGATGCGCAGTGTTTTTCTATTTACTTTTTGCTATTCACTGTCTTTTGTGCTGTATCATAAATATTTTCAACGGTTAATCCATATTTGGTTAATAGCTCTTCTGGTTTTCCTGATTCACCAAAGGTATCATTCATGCCGATTTTCACGACTTGTACCGGATAATGCGTCGATAGTACATCGCAAACTGCGCTGCCCAGACCGCCAATAACAGAATGCTCTTCTACAGTTAGAATTCGCTTTGTTTCTTTTGCCGCTTGAATAATCAGTTCCTCATCAATGGGCTTAATTGTTGAAATATTAATTACCCTAGCAGAAATACCCTCTTGTTTTAAAAGTTCTGCTGCTTTTAAACATTTACTAATCATTAGCCCCATACCAATAATGGTAATATCCTTACCATCCTTTAGGACATTTCCTTTACCAAAGGTAAACGTGTGGCTTTCATCAAAAATCGGCGGCACTCCCAAGCGCCCTAAACGCAGGTAGACTGGACCATCAATATGAGCTGCTGCTCTAACTGCCTGCCTTGTTTCCACATCATCTGCAGGTACTATGATCTTCATGTTGGGTAAGGATCTCATAATGGCAATATCCTCAATGGACTGATGAGAACCCCCATCTTCTCCTACTGTAATTCCTGCATGGGTTGCAGCAATTTTCACATTCAGCTTTGGGTAACAAATGGAATTTCTAATGATTTCAAAAGCTCTGCCTGTAGCAAAAACAGCAAAGGTACTGGCAAAAGGAATTTTTCCTGTAGTGGCGAGTCCTGCTGCCATTCCCATCAAATTCTGCTCGGCAATGCCTGCATTAATAAAGCGTTTTGGAAAGTGCTTTGCAAATCCTGCTGTCTTAGTGGATTTGGATAAATCCGCATCCAAGACTACGATATCTTTATTTTCTTTTCCCAATTCAATTAAAATATTTCCATAGGATTCTCTTGTAGCAATCATATTGTTTCCCCCTAGGTATTATTATCGACTATCGAATATTTCGTTCCAGTTCTTCAATGGCTTTAGCTCGTTCTACCTCTGACGGGGCTACCCCATGCCAGCCTACTTGATTCTCCATGAAGGAAACACCTTTTCCCTTACTGGTTTTCGCAATAATTGCCGTTGGCCTTCCTTTAACTTCTTTTGCCTGTTTAAATGATCTTTCAATCTCTGTAAAGCAATGTCCATCAATCTCTATCACATTCCAGCCAAAGCTTTCCCATTTTTCTTTTAATGGATTAACTTTCATAACCTCATCATTCGTCCCATCAATTTGTAAACCATTATTATCAATGATCGCCACTAGATTATCCAATTTATAATGGGAAGCCGCCATGGCAGCTTCCCAAACGATTCCTTCTTGAAGCTCTCCATCACCTAATAAGGTATAAATCCGATATGATTTCTCATCGATTTTACCTCCTAATGCCACACCTACTGATGCGGAAAAACCTTGCCCCAATGATCCTGTTGACATTTCTACGCCAGGAACTTTCAGCATATCAGGATGCCCCTGCAGAAAACTTCCCAGCTTTCTCAAGTTTGTCAATTCACTAGTATTAAAAAAGCCTTTCATGGCAAGAGTTCCATATAGTACTGGAGCTGCATGCCCTTTACTCAATATAAACCGATCTCGATCCGGATTGTCTTTGTCTTCACTATCGATCTTCATTTCTTTAAAATACAGGTAGATCAAAAGATCGGCTGCTGATAAGGCTCCTCCCGGATGCCCAGACCCCGCTGCGGCTAACATATTGATAATATGGATTCGTAATTGATTTGCATATATTTTCATTGGCTCCATAAGAAAACCTCCCTATATAATTAATAGTCTCTTGGAAAACAACTATCTATAGCCACAAACAGGCAAAGGATGAGCATAACTATAAGCGTAGGTTAAGTACAACGGCGAAGCGTTAGCTATGCTCATCCTTTGCCGTCCTAAATGAGATTTTCCAAAAGACTACATTTACTTACTGCTGGTTTCCAAGTTCATAATCAAGAATAAACTGTATCCGCTGTGCATGCTTACCTGCATCAAAGGATGCTGCAAGCCATTCCTTCGTAATCTCCAGTGCCAAGCCACTGCCGATTACTCTTTCTCCCATACATAATATATTAGAATCATTATGTGCTCTTGTGGCTTTAGCAGAAAAAGTATCGTGCACCACAGCAGCCCGGATCCCTTTTACCTTATTAGCCATAATTGACATTCCTATGCCAGTACCACAAATTAGAATCCCTTTCCAATCATCATTACCGGCAACTTTCTCAGCTACGCGCTTTGCAATCGGTCCATAATTAACACTGTCTGCAGAATAAGCACCTACATCTTCCACTTCTATTTTCAATTCTTTTAACAGACTAATAACCTTTTCTTTGAGTCTAAAACCCGCATGATCACTGCCAATTATGATTTTTGTATTTTCCATTTCATTCTCGTCCCTTCCTTAACACTCTTTCCCCTCGGGAAAAACGATGACTTTACCAAAAAAACTATCACGTTTATATATTTTTTCAAAAGTTTCAGGGATTTGATCAAGAGAAATCCGATGTGTTACCATAGGCTTAACCTTTATCTTACCTTCTTTCATGAAATGCAGTGTAGTTGGCCATTCTTTCCCGGGAAATGGACCAGAAACTGCATTCCAGGAACCTAATACTGTTAGTTCATTTCGCACTATTTTTTCAAAATGTTCCCGGGAAATCGCCACATCCCCATAAGGAATTCCCATGAATACAACAGTACCACCCTTTTTAGGCAGCGATAAAACCTGTGCACTCGTAAATGGGTTTCCTGCAGATTCTACAGCAATATCAACACCACTGCCTCCTGTCATCTCTTTGACAACCTGTATTGGATCAATGTCTTTGGCATTAATGCACAAATCGGCACCTAGCTCTTTAGCAATCTCTAACTTTTCATCAAAGACATCAATGGCAATTACTTTTGTGGCACCAAATATTTTGGCACATTGCACGGCAAATAACCCAATAGGACCTACACCCAAAACAGCTACCGTATCACCGGCTTGAATCTTCGTACGATAAAAACCATGCATTACCACACAAGCTGGTTCCATACCGCAAGCTGTCTCAAAGTCTAGACCTTCAGGCATTTTTAGTACACTTCTGGAATGCAGCCTTACATATTCGGCAAATCCCCCATCTTCTTTTGCTCCGATTACCTGTAGGGATTCACATTTTGAATATTTGCCCAACTGGCAATACTCGCAGTGAAAACATGGTGTTGTTGGGCAGACAACCACGCCATCGCCTACTTTTACATTGGTTACCTGTTCACCAATTTCCACAATCTCCCCGGAAAGTTCATGCCCAAATATGGCTCCCACTGTATGTGGTCCTAATTTCCCATATCTTGATATATCGGAGCCGCAAAATCCTACAGCCTTTACTTTAACAATTATATCTTCTGGAGTCTTAATTTCTGGAATAGGACACTCTTCTACTCTTATATCTCGAATTCCATATATCTTTGCACCTTTCACAGTGTCACCTCATTTACTATTTTTAGAAAGTCTTCTATATTTTGCTTCGTTTTGTTTTTTTGAAAGGCAGCTGAGCCAATGACAATATTCGTTGCTCCTGCGTGTATTACGTCACGAATCGTAGACAAGTTAATTCCACCATCTACTTGAATTTCAAAAGAATAACCACCCGCTCGTTTCATATCAGCAAGTTCTTTTATTTTCTGATTCATTGCTGTAATATTCTTTTGGCCGCCATAACCTGGATTTACGGTCATAATAAGTACTAAATCCAGCATCTCATATACATGAGAAAGAACTCCAATAGGGGTAGCAGGATTTAATGCCACGCCAGCCTTCATGCCAAAGCTTTTGATCACTTGTATGGATCTGTGCAAATGAGTACAAGCTTCGGCATGAACAGTAATACAATCAGCCCCTGCATCCACAAAGGAAGAGATAAAACGGTCTGGATTTTGAACCATCATATGAACGTCAAAATGCATGCTGCTTATGGGTCGGAGCATACTCACCTGATCTGGACCAAAAGCTATATTAGGAACAAAAGTTCCATCCATCACGTCAATATGCAGTGAATCGATACCACACGATTCCACAGTTTTTAACTCTTGTTCCAAATTCCCCATGTCTGCTGCTAATAAAGATGGAGAAATGATAATATCCATAAGACCTCCAATCTCAGCTATCATTACTGCTTGTTATAATTTTTTTGATTAATATCCGTTATTATTAGAATCAGAGCCGGTCTTGCCTGTTATGATCGCTATTGCATTGCTTGTTCCAATCCGATTTGCACCAGCTTTTACAATCTTAATCGCATCATCGTAAGTTCTGATTCCTCCAGCTGCTTTTACGCCAAAGTCTTTACCAACTACGGATCGTAATAGTTCAACATCCTCTACCGTTGCTCCACCGCCATTAAACCCAGTAGCGGTTTTAACAAAGTCAGCACCGGCCTCCCTGATTAAGCTGCAGGCAATTTTTTTCTCTTCCTGAGTCAAAAGTGCCGTTTCTATAATAACCTTGGTAACTAAACCTTGAGAGGCTTTGACAACTTCCGTTATATCATATTTCACAACATTATATTCCTTGGACTTTAAAGCTCCTAAATTAATCAGCATATCGATTTCTCGTGCACCATTATCTATGGCATCTACGGTTTCTGCCACTTTCACTTTCGTAGTAGCACCTCCCAGAGAAAAGCCAATGGGCACACCTACTTTAATATTATGATCTTTCAGCAACTGATTGGCGAAGGAAACATAATACGGATTAACAAATACCGTTTTAAAACCATGTGTGATCGTCTCTTGACAAAATATCTGAATATGCTCTTTAGTCGCAATAGGATTCAATAAGGTATAGTCAATCATCTCGATTAAAGCTTCTTGATTCATTACAAACACCTACTTATCATATTTTCGTAAATTAAAAACTTTTTGCACATTTCTTTCTATATAAGATCCAACCCGCACTATGCACACTGAAGGATCATTTCTTTCAAAGTTATATGGTTTGAAATCAAAAAATTGCTATTGAGCTCAGTAACAGATCTTTTCTTTATTCTGAACAGTTAGGCCTAACTGAATCAGCTTATTTAGTCAAACTATGATACTTGGATACTTCATTTATTCAACCGTTAATACAACTTTAATGGCATCCCCTTTTTTGATGGTCTCATATGCTTTGTCCCATTCTGTAATATTGAATTGATGTGAAACTAATGCTTTGGCATTCACCAGGTTTTGATTCATAAGCTGCAAGGATGGTTCCCAATCACTTGGTTTTTGGCTTCGGCAGCCTGTTATTTTAATTTCTTTTTGAATAATTTTTTCAAAATCAGTAAGAATTTCTGCTGTTGGGAAAATCCCAACCTGCACATATTCGCCTTGTTTCGTAAGAATATCCAAACCTAAATTTACGGATGGCGGGGCCCCTGTGCATTCGAATACAATATCGGCACCATATCCATCGCTAAGCTCGTCTACTATCTGCTTAACATCTTGATTCTGAATGTCAACGGATACATCAATTCCCAATTCTTTTGCTTTATCTAAGCGGCTTTTGTCTTTTGCTAACCCTGTAATAATGACTTTCGTATCAAAAGTCTTGGCAATTTGTGCCACAAGCAAACCGATTGGACCAGGTCCTAATACTACTACGACATCATTCTTTTTGATGCTGCTCTTTGCCACCGCATGGTGTGCACAAGCTAATGCTTCGGTAATAGAAGCAGATAAATAATCAACATTTTCAGGCAGTTTATGAATACTGTTTTTATTTGCTATGATGTATTTAGTAAAAGCACCATCCTGCTGTGTTCCCAAACCTTTACGATCTTTACATAAATTATAATTTTTTGATTTACAATATTTACATTCACCACATATATAAAATGTAGTTTCTGAAGTTACGCGCTCACCCACATGGATATCGGTTACATTTTCTCCTACTTCTACTACTTCTCCGGCAAATTCATGACCTAATGTTACAGGAACCTTAACTTTATATTTACCTTCATAGGTGTGCAAATCAGAGCCGCATATCCCTGCATATTTGACTAAGATTTTCACTTGATCCTTACCAGCTTTTGGTTCTTCTTTGTCAACAATAACTAAATTCCCATGACCCAATTCTGTTTTAACTAATGCTCGCATTCTTATTCCTCCTCATTTCAAAAATTTATGCTAGATGACATCTTGAGCTAACATTTCTTATCACGAATCATAATTATGTTAGCTCAAGACAAGAATCACATTTAAACCGTGTCTATATTAATTAAATAGTGTGAAAATTTTGTATATCACATAGTGAATTACGTTACCACCTTGGTCAATACTAGAAATCGTCGTTGCACCCGCTGGCATTTTAAAATGAGCATCTACTGCCATTTGCGTATGGAATGCTGCAACATCAGTCGCCATGTATAATGACATTCCAATTACAACAGCTCCAACAAGAACCGAATGAACGATATTGCCTCTAGCTGCTCCTACGATAAAGCAGACGATAAAGGGAATGGTTGCCAAATCACCAAAAGGTAATACATTATTTCCTGGTAAGACAACTGCTAAGAGGATTGTAATCGGAACTAAAATTAGGGCTGTAGCGATTACGGATGGATGCCCAATTGCAACAGCAGCATCGAGTCCGATATAAATATCTCTATCGCCAAATCTTTTGCTTAAGAATTCTCTGGCAGATTCAGCAAGCGGGATAAGACCTTCCATTAAGATCTTAACCATTCGAGGCATCAACACCATAACGCCACCCATTGCTATACCAACTTTTATGGTCTGACCTGCTGGATATCCAGCTAGTGCACCTAGTACAACTCCTAAAAATACTCCCATGAAAAGTGGTTCACCAAATACCCCAAATCTTTTTTGAATGGTTTCAGGATCTGCATGTAAATCTTTAATAATTGGGATTTTCTGTACCAATTTTACAAGAGGAATACCAATTGCATAGGATACAGTACTACCAGTTGGAACAGAAATACCAGGTAGATCAAAATACTTTTCCAGCATTGGCGCTGTCCAGTCAGCAATTTTTAAGACAATAATTTCAAAAATAACTGCTGCTAGCAACCCTTGTACAAGGCTTCCAGTTGCTGAATATACAAAGGCTCCCATAAAAGTGAAATGCCAATAATTCCAAAGATCAATATCCATTGTTTTTGTAGTTTTGGTAACTAACATAATGACATTAACCAATAAACCTAATGGAAGAACAAATGCTGCAATGGGAGACGCCCATGCTATACTTGCAGCTCCTGGCCAGCCAATATCAATGATATTTAGCTGCACCCCAAACCTTGCTACCATACCTTGTGCTGCTGGTGCAAGATTCGAAACCAGTAAATCGACCACTAAAAAGATACCTGTAAAACCTACGCCAATCGTCAAACCAGAACGAAAGGCTTTACTTGCCGGCTGACCAAATGCTACTCCCAGCAAAAACACTGCAACTGGCAGAATGACCGTTGGTCCTAGCCCTAGAAAGGCCTGAAAAATTTGAACTACATCCATAATAATACCTCCTCAGCTTTTTATTATTTCTTAAGTTCTTCTAAGATCTGCTCTTTCAATTTATCTAATCCTATTCCAGTTAAGAAAGCTCTTGCATTAATGATTGGGAAGGGATATTCTTTGGAAACAATCGTAGTGGTAACAAGCAAACTTGCCCGTGATTCATATGCAGGAACTTCTGTCACTTTACATTGAACAATTTCAACTTGAATATTATTTTCTTTAGCCATCTTCTCAATGGCATCCGATACAACAGTAGATGTTGCAATTCCGGTCCCACAAGCTACTAATACAGTTTTTTTCCCTTTTTTTACTTCACTCACTTTATTCACCTC
Proteins encoded in this window:
- the pfkA gene encoding 6-phosphofructokinase, which encodes MKKIGVLTSGGDAPGMNAAIRAIVRTAIYNDIKVVGIQRGYTGLLDGEIKEMHISSVGDIIHRGGTVLKTSRCEKMRTEAGINEAIGILEKNEIDGLIVIGGDGSFQGANKISQTGIKVVGIPGTIDNDLAYTDYTIGFDTAVNTVLDSISKIRDTSMSHEKVTIIEVMGRCCGDIALYAGLAGGAESILVPEEKYEATKICEKMLQGKKRGKAHSIIILAEGRESAVELQKEIFAITGIESRVTVLGYLQRGGVPTAFDRILASKMGAKAVNLLIEGKSNRAIGIKDNRLIDIDMMKALSKTKVFDHEMYNLSQILSI
- a CDS encoding transketolase family protein, giving the protein MIATRESYGNILIELGKENKDIVVLDADLSKSTKTAGFAKHFPKRFINAGIAEQNLMGMAAGLATTGKIPFASTFAVFATGRAFEIIRNSICYPKLNVKIAATHAGITVGEDGGSHQSIEDIAIMRSLPNMKIIVPADDVETRQAVRAAAHIDGPVYLRLGRLGVPPIFDESHTFTFGKGNVLKDGKDITIIGMGLMISKCLKAAELLKQEGISARVINISTIKPIDEELIIQAAKETKRILTVEEHSVIGGLGSAVCDVLSTHYPVQVVKIGMNDTFGESGKPEELLTKYGLTVENIYDTAQKTVNSKK
- a CDS encoding transketolase, with the protein product MEPMKIYANQLRIHIINMLAAAGSGHPGGALSAADLLIYLYFKEMKIDSEDKDNPDRDRFILSKGHAAPVLYGTLAMKGFFNTSELTNLRKLGSFLQGHPDMLKVPGVEMSTGSLGQGFSASVGVALGGKIDEKSYRIYTLLGDGELQEGIVWEAAMAASHYKLDNLVAIIDNNGLQIDGTNDEVMKVNPLKEKWESFGWNVIEIDGHCFTEIERSFKQAKEVKGRPTAIIAKTSKGKGVSFMENQVGWHGVAPSEVERAKAIEELERNIR
- the rpiB gene encoding ribose 5-phosphate isomerase B is translated as MENTKIIIGSDHAGFRLKEKVISLLKELKIEVEDVGAYSADSVNYGPIAKRVAEKVAGNDDWKGILICGTGIGMSIMANKVKGIRAAVVHDTFSAKATRAHNDSNILCMGERVIGSGLALEITKEWLAASFDAGKHAQRIQFILDYELGNQQ
- a CDS encoding galactitol-1-phosphate 5-dehydrogenase; translated protein: MKGAKIYGIRDIRVEECPIPEIKTPEDIIVKVKAVGFCGSDISRYGKLGPHTVGAIFGHELSGEIVEIGEQVTNVKVGDGVVVCPTTPCFHCEYCQLGKYSKCESLQVIGAKEDGGFAEYVRLHSRSVLKMPEGLDFETACGMEPACVVMHGFYRTKIQAGDTVAVLGVGPIGLFAVQCAKIFGATKVIAIDVFDEKLEIAKELGADLCINAKDIDPIQVVKEMTGGSGVDIAVESAGNPFTSAQVLSLPKKGGTVVFMGIPYGDVAISREHFEKIVRNELTVLGSWNAVSGPFPGKEWPTTLHFMKEGKIKVKPMVTHRISLDQIPETFEKIYKRDSFFGKVIVFPEGKEC
- the rpe gene encoding ribulose-phosphate 3-epimerase, whose amino-acid sequence is MDIIISPSLLAADMGNLEQELKTVESCGIDSLHIDVMDGTFVPNIAFGPDQVSMLRPISSMHFDVHMMVQNPDRFISSFVDAGADCITVHAEACTHLHRSIQVIKSFGMKAGVALNPATPIGVLSHVYEMLDLVLIMTVNPGYGGQKNITAMNQKIKELADMKRAGGYSFEIQVDGGINLSTIRDVIHAGATNIVIGSAAFQKNKTKQNIEDFLKIVNEVTL
- the deoC gene encoding deoxyribose-phosphate aldolase, translating into MNQEALIEMIDYTLLNPIATKEHIQIFCQETITHGFKTVFVNPYYVSFANQLLKDHNIKVGVPIGFSLGGATTKVKVAETVDAIDNGAREIDMLINLGALKSKEYNVVKYDITEVVKASQGLVTKVIIETALLTQEEKKIACSLIREAGADFVKTATGFNGGGATVEDVELLRSVVGKDFGVKAAGGIRTYDDAIKIVKAGANRIGTSNAIAIITGKTGSDSNNNGY
- a CDS encoding zinc-binding dehydrogenase yields the protein MRALVKTELGHGNLVIVDKEEPKAGKDQVKILVKYAGICGSDLHTYEGKYKVKVPVTLGHEFAGEVVEVGENVTDIHVGERVTSETTFYICGECKYCKSKNYNLCKDRKGLGTQQDGAFTKYIIANKNSIHKLPENVDYLSASITEALACAHHAVAKSSIKKNDVVVVLGPGPIGLLVAQIAKTFDTKVIITGLAKDKSRLDKAKELGIDVSVDIQNQDVKQIVDELSDGYGADIVFECTGAPPSVNLGLDILTKQGEYVQVGIFPTAEILTDFEKIIQKEIKITGCRSQKPSDWEPSLQLMNQNLVNAKALVSHQFNITEWDKAYETIKKGDAIKVVLTVE
- a CDS encoding PTS galactitol transporter subunit IIC, which codes for MDVVQIFQAFLGLGPTVILPVAVFLLGVAFGQPASKAFRSGLTIGVGFTGIFLVVDLLVSNLAPAAQGMVARFGVQLNIIDIGWPGAASIAWASPIAAFVLPLGLLVNVIMLVTKTTKTMDIDLWNYWHFTFMGAFVYSATGSLVQGLLAAVIFEIIVLKIADWTAPMLEKYFDLPGISVPTGSTVSYAIGIPLVKLVQKIPIIKDLHADPETIQKRFGVFGEPLFMGVFLGVVLGALAGYPAGQTIKVGIAMGGVMVLMPRMVKILMEGLIPLAESAREFLSKRFGDRDIYIGLDAAVAIGHPSVIATALILVPITILLAVVLPGNNVLPFGDLATIPFIVCFIVGAARGNIVHSVLVGAVVIGMSLYMATDVAAFHTQMAVDAHFKMPAGATTISSIDQGGNVIHYVIYKIFTLFN
- a CDS encoding PTS sugar transporter subunit IIB, encoding MSEVKKGKKTVLVACGTGIATSTVVSDAIEKMAKENNIQVEIVQCKVTEVPAYESRASLLVTTTIVSKEYPFPIINARAFLTGIGLDKLKEQILEELKK